The proteins below come from a single Chitinophaga pinensis DSM 2588 genomic window:
- a CDS encoding HD domain-containing protein, which translates to MPVTRLSKLAGVDIPDSQVAKQATELLLEHGTEFLYNHSLRVFLFSSLNAKRNNIKYDTELLYISAVFHDLGLVPHYSSPDKRFEVDGANAARDFLKSHGYPEQSLQRVWDTIALHTTIGIAEYKEPEVALMYSGVGLDVMGEGYEHLSTENREAIIKAFPRTDFKQKIIPTFFDGFKHKTDTTFGNIKADVCAFMIPDFQRKNFCDCIVHSPWEE; encoded by the coding sequence ATGCCAGTAACCAGATTATCAAAATTAGCAGGAGTAGACATTCCGGACAGTCAGGTAGCGAAGCAGGCCACAGAGTTGCTGCTGGAACATGGTACAGAATTTCTCTACAACCACTCACTCAGGGTATTCCTCTTTTCTTCTCTGAACGCAAAACGTAACAACATAAAATACGATACGGAATTGCTGTATATCAGTGCGGTGTTTCACGACCTCGGACTGGTACCGCACTACAGCAGTCCGGATAAACGCTTCGAAGTAGATGGCGCGAACGCAGCAAGAGACTTTCTGAAAAGCCATGGTTATCCGGAACAATCTTTACAGCGCGTATGGGACACCATTGCCCTGCATACCACAATCGGTATTGCTGAATATAAAGAACCGGAAGTAGCACTGATGTATTCAGGTGTAGGATTGGATGTAATGGGGGAGGGATATGAACACCTGAGCACAGAAAACAGGGAAGCGATCATTAAAGCATTCCCAAGAACAGACTTCAAGCAAAAGATCATCCCGACCTTCTTCGATGGGTTTAAACATAAAACAGATACGACCTTCGGAAACATCAAAGCGGACGTCTGTGCATTTATGATTCCTGACTTCCAGCGGAAGAACTTCTGTGACTGCATAGTTCACTCGCCGTGGGAAGAATAA
- a CDS encoding XdhC family protein has translation MQKQLVTWELISKSLRQNIPVMLLYVLESNGSSPGRRGFFMAVNQSGEIAGSIGGGIMEHKFAETAKEQLGHFATSYSIHQQYHDKTVPKNQSGMICSGDQTILLYKLTPESITPVNKIIACLTQHHQGILHLSPLGLQFNTDIQGKPDHVFHMQSELDWYYQEKIGYRDYLYIVGGGHCSLALSALMSKLDFYVHIFEDRPQVHTLLENDTAHEKTIVRDYSQLKIMIPGGEHHYVVIMTVGYRTDDIAIRALMHKSFTYCGILGSAAKIDKVMETYRAEGIDEKILSRLYAPVGIDIGSQTPEEIAVSIAAQIIQVRHLANPAAPLPKSDHKAHPSQ, from the coding sequence ATGCAGAAACAGTTAGTCACCTGGGAATTGATCAGTAAAAGCCTGCGGCAGAACATTCCCGTTATGCTACTCTATGTACTGGAAAGTAATGGCAGCAGTCCTGGCAGAAGAGGCTTTTTTATGGCTGTAAATCAGTCGGGAGAAATAGCCGGTTCCATCGGGGGCGGGATTATGGAGCATAAATTTGCAGAAACGGCTAAAGAGCAACTGGGCCATTTTGCGACCTCCTATTCTATCCATCAGCAATATCACGACAAGACAGTCCCCAAAAACCAGAGCGGGATGATCTGCTCAGGCGATCAGACGATTCTGCTATATAAACTGACACCGGAAAGTATCACGCCCGTTAACAAGATCATTGCCTGTCTCACACAACATCACCAGGGTATACTGCACCTGTCTCCCTTGGGATTGCAATTCAACACAGATATACAAGGCAAACCCGATCACGTATTTCATATGCAGTCAGAGCTGGACTGGTATTACCAGGAAAAGATCGGCTACAGGGACTACCTGTATATTGTCGGCGGCGGACACTGTTCGCTGGCACTCTCCGCTCTGATGAGTAAGCTGGACTTTTATGTGCATATATTTGAAGATCGTCCGCAGGTACACACGCTGCTTGAAAACGACACAGCGCATGAAAAAACAATCGTACGTGATTACAGCCAGTTAAAAATAATGATCCCCGGTGGAGAACACCACTACGTTGTGATCATGACAGTTGGTTATCGTACAGATGATATTGCCATCCGTGCGTTAATGCATAAATCCTTTACCTATTGCGGCATTCTGGGCAGTGCCGCTAAAATTGACAAAGTAATGGAGACTTACCGGGCAGAAGGTATCGATGAAAAGATATTAAGCAGGCTGTATGCGCCTGTTGGCATAGACATCGGCAGCCAGACACCTGAAGAAATAGCTGTCAGTATTGCAGCACAGATCATACAGGTGAGACACCTGGCTAATCCCGCAGCACCGTTGCCGAAATCAGACCATAAGGCTCATCCGTCGCAATAA
- a CDS encoding LysR family transcriptional regulator has product MVNLEWYRTFKAIYKTGTLTGAAESLFISQPGVSLHLSSLENYVGYKLFERTGRKMIPTEKGKVFYNFIIEPLNKLEDAEKNFQKSTEIHTPTISVGMCFETFQITLEQYISTLPFNVIIRFGEYPEMLDNLDKGILDLIITPHRGTSGNIEHEAFSSETIVLVAGNEVDSKAFNKLAKGKDMQVIEDWLKKEKWYGTTGDMEHLFRFWKLNFNHHPDFRPNYIVPNLNSIVRCLKSGKGVAVIPDFLCRKEIDAGEIKLLWEGKTKLKNTLHFGTRKKTMYAEEITVIKDLFRKVMLPV; this is encoded by the coding sequence ATGGTAAATCTGGAATGGTACAGAACATTTAAGGCGATATATAAGACCGGTACCCTAACCGGTGCTGCCGAAAGCCTCTTTATTTCCCAACCGGGTGTTAGTCTGCATTTAAGTTCGCTGGAGAACTATGTCGGATATAAACTCTTCGAAAGAACAGGCCGTAAAATGATACCGACGGAAAAAGGTAAAGTCTTCTACAACTTTATTATAGAACCATTGAATAAACTGGAAGACGCAGAAAAGAACTTTCAGAAAAGTACAGAAATACATACCCCTACCATCAGCGTAGGTATGTGTTTCGAAACGTTTCAGATCACACTGGAACAGTATATTTCCACACTTCCATTCAACGTCATCATCCGCTTTGGAGAATATCCGGAGATGCTGGACAACCTTGATAAAGGTATCCTGGATCTCATTATTACCCCGCACAGAGGCACTTCCGGCAATATAGAACACGAAGCCTTTTCCTCAGAAACCATCGTACTGGTGGCAGGCAATGAGGTGGACAGCAAAGCCTTTAATAAACTGGCGAAAGGAAAAGATATGCAGGTGATAGAAGACTGGCTGAAAAAGGAGAAATGGTATGGTACGACGGGAGATATGGAGCACCTGTTCCGTTTCTGGAAACTGAACTTCAATCATCATCCTGACTTCCGTCCCAATTACATCGTACCCAATCTCAATTCCATCGTACGCTGTCTGAAGAGCGGAAAAGGCGTCGCCGTTATCCCCGATTTCCTTTGCAGGAAAGAAATAGACGCAGGTGAAATTAAACTGTTGTGGGAAGGGAAAACAAAACTTAAAAATACATTACACTTCGGCACCCGTAAGAAGACGATGTATGCAGAAGAAATCACTGTCATCAAAGACTTATTCAGAAAAGTAATGTTGCCGGTATGA
- a CDS encoding FAD binding domain-containing protein gives MLKFILNNEDVGTTLPPGMPLLDFIRYHQHLTGTKTGCNEGDCGACTILAGDLKQGVLVYRAWTSCLTPLGNAHGKHIVTIEGINMLPALNPIQQAMADNCATQCGFCTPGFVMSLAGFCLDRKTPDAENAIAAIDGNICRCTGYKSIERAAGTVAGLLTDRNGEEPAIFATRQQILPEYFAGIKERLKSLIPTLNGELNPPSDTHPRFVGGGTDLYVQQPEAIQEQPIRFLLGQELLKGITREDNRCVLGASVTVNDILESSIMRTWFPALGNYLKLVSSTPVRNMATIAGNFVNASPIGDMTIFFLALDATLELSDGQSVRTLPLRDLYKGYKQLNKTSAEYITRCWFELPGDSTGFNFEKVSKRTHLDIASVNSAISITIAANLISDIRISAGGVGPVPLLLTDTAAFLKGKAPGTATIKQACAIAQLEITPISDTRGTAEYKRLLLEQLIKAHFITLFPTLQVELLL, from the coding sequence TTGTTGAAGTTTATCCTTAATAATGAAGATGTTGGTACCACCCTGCCCCCTGGTATGCCGCTGCTGGATTTCATCAGATATCATCAGCACCTGACCGGTACAAAAACCGGTTGCAATGAAGGTGACTGCGGCGCCTGCACCATACTCGCGGGAGATCTGAAACAGGGCGTATTGGTATATCGCGCGTGGACCTCCTGTCTGACGCCGCTGGGTAATGCCCATGGTAAACATATCGTCACCATAGAAGGGATTAATATGTTGCCGGCACTCAATCCCATACAACAGGCAATGGCCGATAACTGCGCCACACAATGCGGTTTTTGTACACCCGGATTCGTTATGTCGCTGGCAGGCTTCTGCCTCGACAGGAAAACACCTGATGCCGAAAATGCCATTGCCGCCATTGACGGGAATATCTGCAGATGCACCGGTTATAAGTCTATCGAAAGAGCCGCCGGCACAGTGGCAGGATTGCTGACTGACAGAAATGGCGAGGAACCGGCCATATTTGCCACTAGACAACAAATACTCCCTGAATACTTCGCAGGCATAAAAGAGCGCTTAAAAAGCCTTATTCCAACCTTAAACGGCGAATTAAACCCTCCTTCCGATACTCATCCAAGATTTGTCGGTGGAGGTACCGATTTATATGTACAACAACCTGAAGCTATACAGGAACAGCCCATCCGCTTCCTCCTGGGGCAGGAACTGCTCAAAGGCATTACCAGGGAAGACAACCGCTGTGTATTAGGCGCTTCCGTCACCGTGAACGACATCCTGGAATCGTCTATTATGCGCACCTGGTTTCCGGCACTCGGCAATTACCTCAAACTGGTATCTTCCACACCTGTCAGGAACATGGCTACCATCGCCGGTAACTTCGTCAATGCCTCCCCTATCGGAGACATGACCATCTTCTTCCTGGCACTGGATGCCACCCTTGAACTGAGCGACGGACAATCTGTACGAACATTGCCGCTGCGCGATTTGTATAAAGGATATAAACAGTTGAACAAGACATCCGCAGAATATATCACCCGTTGCTGGTTTGAATTACCAGGAGACAGCACCGGCTTCAATTTCGAAAAAGTCAGCAAACGCACACACCTGGATATTGCCAGTGTCAACAGCGCGATCAGCATTACAATAGCCGCCAACCTGATCAGCGATATACGGATCTCCGCCGGCGGTGTTGGTCCGGTACCGCTACTGCTCACAGATACCGCCGCCTTCCTGAAAGGAAAAGCACCCGGTACAGCAACCATCAAACAGGCCTGTGCCATTGCACAACTGGAAATCACCCCTATCAGCGATACAAGGGGCACCGCAGAATATAAAAGACTCTTACTTGAACAACTGATAAAAGCACATTTCATCACCTTGTTTCCTACCCTCCAGGTGGAACTGTTATTATAG
- a CDS encoding ArsR/SmtB family transcription factor translates to MRRDVFQAIADPTRREIINLLAHQTLNLNAIANKFDISRPAVSKHIRILTECGLLMITQQGRERFCRADPQKLQEVSEWTAQFRSFWEQRLDALGEFLEKGKDN, encoded by the coding sequence ATGAGAAGGGATGTTTTTCAGGCTATAGCAGATCCTACCAGGAGAGAGATTATCAATTTACTGGCGCATCAGACCCTCAATCTGAATGCAATCGCGAATAAGTTTGATATCAGCAGACCGGCAGTATCCAAACATATCAGGATATTGACCGAATGCGGCTTGCTGATGATCACGCAGCAGGGGAGGGAGCGTTTTTGCAGAGCAGATCCCCAGAAATTACAGGAAGTGTCGGAATGGACGGCACAGTTTCGTTCGTTCTGGGAGCAGCGGCTGGATGCGTTGGGGGAGTTTTTGGAGAAAGGGAAAGACAATTAG
- a CDS encoding RNA polymerase sigma-70 factor encodes MNKLINPQSAKDIYRQCFQDNFERLHRYAFTLLQDNEEARDVVQQAFIKLWQKRDEINLELAGRSYLYTTVQRQCINIFRHNKVRRHYKDSVMATHQEEYTDHQLENRELSNRISTAMDALPPKCREIFCKSRFEEKKYAEIAAELNISVKTVEVQMGKALKIMREQLADIITISIILIAYFK; translated from the coding sequence TTGAATAAACTGATCAACCCACAAAGTGCAAAGGATATATACAGGCAGTGCTTTCAAGATAACTTTGAACGCCTGCACCGCTATGCCTTTACACTGTTACAGGATAATGAGGAAGCCAGAGACGTTGTGCAACAGGCTTTTATCAAACTCTGGCAGAAAAGGGACGAGATCAACCTGGAGCTGGCGGGCAGGTCATACCTATATACTACGGTACAGCGACAGTGTATTAATATTTTCAGGCATAACAAGGTCAGACGGCATTATAAAGATTCGGTAATGGCTACACATCAGGAGGAGTACACGGATCATCAGCTGGAAAACCGGGAACTCAGTAACAGGATCAGTACTGCTATGGATGCTTTACCACCGAAATGCAGGGAGATATTCTGCAAGAGTCGTTTTGAGGAGAAGAAATACGCAGAGATTGCCGCAGAACTAAATATATCGGTCAAGACTGTAGAGGTGCAGATGGGCAAGGCCCTCAAGATAATGAGGGAACAGCTGGCAGATATCATCACAATATCCATTATTCTCATTGCATATTTCAAATAG
- a CDS encoding AraC family transcriptional regulator: MHTANILNIDINPALKDSFSITAIDGRLFEDDFLRRISFNELIFVQEGHGTITIDGKAHAIAPHSLFIISKGQIYAVSDDNHISGYVLRFGDCFWEKTPASAANCKAVLYNDPSGHQQMQLTAADELAIDSLLATTLEEFNSPDYVNKGDALAAYLKIIMIKVANINSLLHAGHSTTENKVYRQYVELVSKEYRNTHEVNDYAGKLGISYRQLADLCKRCGGRNAKDIINGQLVAEAKRMLQFSTKPVKEISYILNFATPYQFSNFFKKETNISPIEYRSQFVKIGI; this comes from the coding sequence ATGCATACGGCTAACATATTAAACATAGATATCAACCCTGCGCTAAAGGACTCTTTTTCAATCACGGCAATAGACGGCCGGCTGTTTGAAGATGATTTCCTGCGACGCATCTCCTTCAACGAACTGATATTTGTGCAGGAGGGGCATGGTACTATCACCATTGATGGAAAAGCCCATGCAATCGCTCCACATAGTCTCTTTATCATCTCCAAGGGACAGATCTACGCCGTTAGTGACGATAATCATATCAGCGGATATGTACTGCGCTTCGGAGACTGTTTCTGGGAGAAAACACCCGCCAGCGCAGCTAACTGCAAAGCCGTATTGTACAATGACCCTTCGGGACACCAGCAGATGCAGTTAACCGCAGCAGACGAACTGGCTATCGACAGCCTGCTTGCCACAACATTAGAAGAATTCAACAGTCCTGATTATGTGAATAAAGGCGACGCATTGGCCGCCTATCTTAAAATCATCATGATCAAAGTGGCCAATATCAATAGTCTGCTGCACGCAGGACACAGCACTACCGAAAACAAGGTATACCGCCAGTACGTAGAACTGGTCAGCAAAGAATACCGTAATACGCATGAAGTGAACGACTACGCCGGAAAACTCGGTATCAGTTACCGGCAACTGGCAGACCTCTGCAAACGTTGCGGTGGCAGAAACGCAAAAGATATTATCAACGGACAACTCGTTGCAGAAGCCAAACGTATGTTACAGTTTTCCACAAAACCGGTAAAAGAAATCTCCTATATACTCAACTTCGCCACCCCTTACCAGTTCAGCAACTTCTTCAAAAAAGAAACTAACATTTCTCCGATAGAATATAGATCCCAGTTTGTTAAAATTGGTATCTGA
- the pucL gene encoding factor-independent urate hydroxylase, with product MKIRLGENCYGKNAVQLSKIIRRPAYHEFRQISVNVSLKGDFEEAHTLGDNAKILPTDTQKNTVYALARDHFKTSIEDFALHLVHHFVTTQPQVSEATVEIAEHAYHRLLLDGAEHPHAYISGGQEKHTTLVRKDAESISVSSGISDLLILKTTDSAFEKYIKDQYTTLKETSDRILATKCTVSWMYDKLPADYSQQFDSIRELLLRTFAGHKSLSVQQTLFAMGRAVLEAHAGVKEISLEMPNKHHIPFNLEQFNIPHENEIFIATDEPYGLISATVLRD from the coding sequence ATGAAAATCAGACTCGGAGAAAACTGCTATGGAAAAAACGCGGTGCAATTGTCCAAGATTATACGTCGTCCCGCTTATCATGAATTCAGACAAATATCAGTGAACGTATCGCTGAAAGGCGATTTTGAGGAGGCGCATACTCTGGGTGATAATGCGAAGATATTACCAACGGATACACAAAAGAATACCGTGTATGCCCTTGCGAGGGATCATTTCAAAACATCCATTGAAGACTTTGCCCTGCACCTGGTGCATCACTTTGTTACCACACAGCCACAGGTCAGCGAAGCAACTGTTGAAATAGCAGAACATGCCTATCATCGCCTCTTACTGGATGGCGCTGAACATCCCCATGCCTATATCAGCGGCGGGCAGGAAAAACATACCACGCTGGTCAGGAAGGATGCTGAAAGTATCAGCGTCAGTTCAGGTATCAGTGATCTGCTGATCCTGAAGACCACAGACTCTGCTTTTGAAAAATATATCAAAGACCAGTATACGACCCTGAAAGAAACCAGTGACCGGATACTGGCTACCAAATGTACGGTGAGCTGGATGTATGATAAATTGCCTGCTGACTACAGCCAGCAGTTCGATAGTATCCGGGAGTTGTTGCTGCGCACATTTGCCGGACATAAAAGCTTATCTGTGCAGCAGACCCTGTTTGCCATGGGACGTGCTGTACTGGAAGCACATGCCGGCGTGAAGGAGATCTCTCTTGAGATGCCTAATAAACATCATATTCCTTTCAACCTGGAACAATTTAATATCCCGCATGAAAATGAAATTTTTATTGCGACGGATGAGCCTTATGGTCTGATTTCGGCAACGGTGCTGCGGGATTAG
- a CDS encoding GNAT family N-acetyltransferase — MPVTIRNISPADNAALAAIIRNTFDEFETVPKTGTVYSDPETDHLSDLFRVPGSAYYIAEEDGVILGGCGLFPTAGLPDGCVELVKYYLSIAARGKGLGRTLMEQTFEGARQLGYKNIYLESFPDFTKAISIYEKAGFQYLDKPLGNSGHFACTVWMLKPL; from the coding sequence ATGCCAGTAACTATAAGAAACATTAGCCCGGCTGATAATGCCGCATTAGCAGCGATCATCCGTAACACGTTCGACGAATTTGAAACTGTACCTAAAACCGGCACCGTTTATTCCGATCCGGAAACTGATCACCTGTCCGACCTTTTCCGGGTGCCTGGCAGCGCCTATTATATAGCGGAAGAGGACGGCGTCATCCTGGGCGGTTGCGGACTGTTCCCCACCGCCGGATTACCTGACGGATGCGTAGAATTAGTCAAATACTACCTGAGCATTGCCGCCCGGGGAAAAGGCTTAGGAAGAACTCTGATGGAACAGACCTTTGAAGGCGCCAGACAACTGGGCTATAAAAACATCTACCTGGAATCCTTCCCTGACTTTACCAAAGCAATCAGCATCTACGAAAAAGCAGGTTTTCAGTACCTGGACAAACCACTGGGCAATTCAGGTCACTTCGCCTGCACCGTCTGGATGCTGAAACCACTCTGA
- a CDS encoding xanthine dehydrogenase molybdopterin binding subunit produces MKNIDSNTHVSGTSVYLDDVPVLNGTLFGAAYGSPCAHGVIRELILEEALQMPDVVRIFTAADIPGHNEIGGIIKDEPLLADKHVHFCGMPVAFVVARTREAARAAVKKIRIKIDTLPVITDPREAQSKGELIIPPRTFQLGDTDNTWSQCAYVIEGNVDINGQEHLYIETQGAYAVPQENNSLRIYSSTQGPTAVQRAVSGIIGAPMHRFEVIVTRLGGGFGGKEDQANTWAALCSLAAWLLKKPVKYALHRMEDMAMTGKRHPYAADFKIGLNKDLQILAYEAAFFQNAGAAADLSPAVLARTLFHCTNAYYIPNVKATAWSCRTHLPPNTAFRGFGGPQGMFVIEAAIAKAANVLKVDAAIIQKRNLIRTGQEFPYGQTAESEALNCWEKAETLYDIVDQQRRIQQFNADNKLFKKGLAFMPICFGISFTNTLMNNARSLVHIYSDGSVGISTGAVEMGQGVNTKILQVAAQTFSIPPEKIRLNNTSTYTIANTSPSAASATADLNGKATLIACTAILDRLKRLAAEAFQVSTDQITLSNGQVLVNELPSHWDWQELITTAFARRISLSEHGHYATPEIHYDAVKEKGHPFAYHVYGTAILEATVDCLRGTYTIDTVKVVHDFGNSMNTDIDRGQIEGGIVQGIGWMTMEEVVYDKEGILRSNALSTYKVPDIYSVPKTIDIEALQTNRDNLAIFRSKAVGEPPLMYGIGAWFALHNAIRAFHPYADIPFITPMTPEKVLLALYSKTNPEKNQQHAETVSHLGIDQ; encoded by the coding sequence ATGAAGAATATTGATTCCAACACCCATGTCAGCGGTACTTCTGTGTACCTGGACGATGTGCCCGTATTAAACGGCACACTGTTCGGGGCCGCATATGGTTCCCCCTGCGCACATGGCGTCATCAGGGAATTGATACTGGAAGAAGCCTTACAGATGCCCGATGTGGTACGCATCTTTACAGCCGCCGATATTCCAGGACACAATGAAATAGGCGGTATCATCAAAGACGAACCTTTACTGGCAGACAAACACGTACACTTCTGCGGTATGCCGGTCGCTTTTGTGGTGGCCCGTACCAGGGAAGCAGCACGGGCAGCTGTTAAAAAGATCCGCATCAAAATAGATACCCTGCCTGTCATCACGGATCCAAGAGAAGCACAGTCAAAAGGAGAACTGATTATACCACCGCGTACCTTTCAGCTGGGAGATACAGACAATACCTGGTCACAATGTGCCTACGTCATAGAGGGTAATGTTGATATCAACGGACAGGAACACCTGTACATCGAAACCCAGGGCGCATATGCCGTACCACAGGAGAATAACAGTCTGCGCATCTATTCATCCACACAGGGTCCCACAGCGGTACAACGCGCCGTATCTGGTATCATCGGCGCACCTATGCATCGTTTCGAAGTCATCGTCACAAGACTCGGTGGTGGCTTTGGTGGAAAGGAAGATCAGGCGAATACCTGGGCGGCGCTCTGTTCACTGGCAGCCTGGTTGCTGAAGAAACCTGTTAAATACGCCCTGCACCGCATGGAAGATATGGCCATGACGGGTAAAAGGCATCCATACGCTGCCGACTTTAAAATCGGCCTCAATAAAGACCTGCAGATCCTCGCTTATGAAGCGGCTTTCTTTCAGAATGCCGGCGCAGCTGCCGATCTGTCTCCGGCAGTACTCGCCAGAACCTTATTTCACTGTACCAACGCCTACTATATTCCGAATGTAAAAGCAACCGCCTGGAGTTGTAGAACGCACCTGCCCCCGAATACCGCCTTCAGAGGCTTCGGCGGTCCACAGGGTATGTTTGTGATAGAAGCAGCGATTGCCAAAGCAGCAAACGTATTGAAAGTAGACGCGGCGATTATCCAGAAAAGAAACCTGATCCGCACAGGACAGGAATTCCCCTACGGACAAACAGCCGAAAGCGAAGCACTGAATTGTTGGGAGAAGGCAGAAACACTGTATGACATCGTCGATCAACAAAGAAGGATACAACAGTTTAATGCCGATAATAAACTGTTTAAAAAAGGACTGGCATTTATGCCCATCTGCTTTGGTATTTCCTTTACCAATACCCTGATGAATAATGCCCGCTCACTCGTACATATTTACTCCGACGGAAGTGTAGGCATCAGTACAGGTGCGGTTGAAATGGGACAAGGCGTGAATACCAAAATATTGCAGGTGGCGGCACAGACCTTTTCCATTCCACCGGAAAAGATCAGACTCAATAATACCAGTACCTACACCATCGCTAATACATCTCCTTCTGCCGCCAGCGCTACCGCTGATCTGAATGGGAAAGCCACGCTCATTGCCTGTACCGCAATATTGGACAGGTTGAAAAGGCTGGCTGCGGAAGCCTTCCAGGTAAGTACTGATCAGATCACATTATCCAACGGACAAGTGCTTGTAAATGAGCTACCTTCTCACTGGGACTGGCAGGAACTGATTACCACCGCCTTTGCAAGACGTATCAGCCTGTCTGAACACGGACATTACGCCACACCGGAAATTCACTATGACGCGGTAAAAGAGAAAGGACATCCTTTTGCCTATCACGTATACGGCACCGCAATACTCGAAGCAACCGTGGATTGTCTGCGGGGTACTTATACCATAGATACCGTTAAAGTTGTACACGACTTTGGCAACAGTATGAATACAGACATTGACCGCGGACAGATAGAAGGAGGAATTGTACAGGGTATCGGCTGGATGACGATGGAAGAAGTGGTGTATGATAAAGAAGGGATACTACGGTCAAATGCATTATCTACCTATAAAGTACCTGATATCTATTCCGTACCCAAAACAATTGATATAGAAGCCTTGCAGACGAACAGGGACAACCTCGCCATATTCCGGTCAAAAGCGGTAGGAGAACCACCGCTGATGTATGGTATAGGCGCCTGGTTTGCCCTGCATAATGCCATACGGGCCTTCCACCCATATGCTGATATCCCTTTTATCACTCCTATGACACCTGAAAAAGTGCTGTTGGCCTTATATTCTAAAACCAATCCGGAAAAGAATCAACAACATGCAGAAACAGTTAGTCACCTGGGAATTGATCAGTAA
- a CDS encoding FecR family protein produces the protein MSLHQKIAIDTTLLTRYLAGEATPDEAMAIDDWLKDDSHIQEFESMQQSWQLIYGGVAYEAPNENQEWAALEAALPGEKKYGSLKRLVIRYAVAALIAGVLLGAGLYTYLQYSTPVWQDAVVAAAGNIRKGVLPDGSGIVVNRNGTLQYARDYNKDDRKVLLKGEGYFDVVADKDHPFVVHSGALKIQVLGTSFNVKEDTGRTTVAVTTGKVKLYTTDHELIVAAGQTGTYLQQTDELLLSDTIDANSISYATGDFSFQDMPLPDICRHLENTFGVKIILDNAQLSQCRMSAHFKDRPFTYIMDILSATLDISYTTSNNIIHISGNGCN, from the coding sequence ATGAGTTTACATCAAAAGATAGCAATAGATACCACTCTGCTGACCAGATACCTGGCCGGTGAAGCGACACCGGACGAAGCGATGGCAATAGACGACTGGTTGAAGGACGATAGCCATATACAGGAGTTTGAAAGTATGCAACAGTCCTGGCAGCTCATTTATGGCGGTGTAGCCTATGAAGCACCCAATGAAAACCAGGAATGGGCTGCGCTGGAGGCGGCCTTACCCGGCGAAAAAAAGTATGGTAGCCTGAAACGGCTGGTGATACGATATGCCGTGGCGGCTTTGATAGCAGGGGTCTTGCTGGGCGCAGGACTATATACCTATCTGCAATACAGTACGCCTGTGTGGCAGGATGCCGTGGTAGCTGCGGCAGGGAACATACGGAAAGGCGTATTACCAGATGGCTCAGGGATTGTGGTCAACAGAAACGGTACCCTGCAATATGCGAGGGACTATAACAAAGACGACCGGAAAGTATTACTGAAAGGAGAAGGATATTTTGATGTTGTTGCGGACAAAGACCATCCTTTTGTCGTGCACAGTGGCGCGTTGAAAATACAGGTGCTGGGTACATCGTTTAATGTGAAAGAAGATACAGGAAGGACTACCGTTGCTGTTACTACCGGCAAAGTAAAGTTGTACACAACTGATCATGAACTGATCGTTGCGGCCGGACAAACGGGTACCTATTTACAGCAAACAGACGAATTGTTACTTAGTGATACCATAGATGCCAACAGTATCAGTTATGCCACCGGTGATTTTTCTTTCCAGGATATGCCATTGCCTGATATTTGTCGTCATCTTGAAAATACATTTGGCGTTAAGATCATCCTGGATAATGCACAGTTGTCTCAATGCCGTATGTCGGCTCATTTCAAAGACAGGCCATTTACCTATATTATGGATATTCTATCTGCTACATTAGACATCTCATACACCACCAGCAATAATATCATTCATATCAGCGGAAACGGCTGTAATTAA